The Treponema primitia ZAS-1 genome includes the window GTTAAGTAAATGGGCCTATGCCAAAGGGCAGGGTATCCATCCGACGACCTTTAATAATTGGACAAAGCCCCCGACAAACGAGGAAATCCCGTTTGTAGAAATCAAGGCGGGGCCGGGAGGAAAGCGAAGCATAGCCAGGATCGAAATCGAAATAATCAGGTTGAGATTGCCCCCGGCAATAAACCTTGGAGACCTGCGGCAGCTGCTTGGCGGGAAGGAAGAATGGCTATGACCGTAGATATCAATGCGGTACGGATATTTATCCGGCCCGGATATACGGACCTGAGAAAAGCAGTGAACGGGCTTGCGACAATTATAGAGGAGCAGATGGAACAGGACCTGTTAAGCGGGAGCCTATATTTATTCTGCAACCGCCGGAGGAAACTGCTGAAGGT containing:
- the tnpA gene encoding IS66 family insertion sequence element accessory protein TnpA translates to MKKRYSEGERQGHVAAWEASGLSKWAYAKGQGIHPTTFNNWTKPPTNEEIPFVEIKAGPGGKRSIARIEIEIIRLRLPPAINLGDLRQLLGGKEEWL